A single genomic interval of Leptodactylus fuscus isolate aLepFus1 unplaced genomic scaffold, aLepFus1.hap2 HAP2_SCAFFOLD_97, whole genome shotgun sequence harbors:
- the LOC142189034 gene encoding uncharacterized protein LOC142189034, which translates to MVYTPNVHPGGHSTDPSYNPPNHEEPSDQPQIVTTSTSQKEGERFQWEGGKEFNKSSDLLTQRIQPGDEPSSCSEHGEYFNIKSNFITYERSHTEEKSFICPECGKCFSNTSNLERHVKIHTGEKPHVRSECGKKKSDKSRLIKHQGKNTGKKPYLCSECGKYFTKKENFVVYQRNHTGEKPYSCSECGKCFTDKSKLIRHQKNHTGEKPYSCSECGKCLKDKSSLTKHQKNHKGEKPYSCSECGKCFLIKDNFVVHQRIHTGEKPYSCSECGKRFTSKSGLIRHQSNHTGEKPYSCSECGKSFITKVGFVVHQGIHTGEKPYSCSECAKSFRDKSNYIRHQRIHTGEKPYVCSECGKCFSNKSNLIKHGRIHTGEKPYSCPDCGKCFISKAKFNDHQRSHTGEFMENKTTLV; encoded by the coding sequence ATGGTATATACCCCTAATGTACATCCAggaggtcacagtacagatccatcatataatcccccgaatcatgaggaaccttctgaCCAACCACAGATCGTGACCACAAGTACCAGCCAGAAAGAGGGGGAAAGGTTTCAATGGGAAGGTGGAAAAGAGTTTAATAAGAGCTCAGATCTTCTTACACAGAGAATTCAGCCAGGAGATGAGCCATCTTCATGTTCAGAACATGGAGAATATTTCAACATTAAATCAAATTTTATTACATATGAGAGAAGTCACACTGAAGAGAAGTCATTtatatgtccagaatgtgggaaatgttttagcaatACATCAAATCTTGAAAGACATGTAAaaattcatacaggagagaagccacatgtgcgttctgaatgtggaaaaaaaaaatcagataaatCAAGGCTCATTAAACATCAAGGAAAAAATACAGGAAAGAAGCCGTACTtatgttcagagtgtgggaaataCTTTACAAAGAAGGAAAATTTTGTTGTGTATCAGAgaaatcacacaggagagaagccatactcatgttctgaatgtggaaaatgttttacagaTAAATCAAAACTCATTAGACATCAGAaaaatcacacaggagagaagccatattcatgttctgaatgtggaaaatgtttaaaAGATAAATCAAGTCTCACTAAACATCAAAAAAATCACaaaggagagaagccgtattcgtGTTCAGAGTGCGGAAAATGTTTTTTGATCAAGGATAATTTTGTTGTGCATCAAAgaattcatacaggagagaagccatattcatgttctgaatgtggaaaaCGTTTTACAAGTAAATCAGGTCTCATTAGACATCAGAGTAatcacacaggagaaaagccatattcatgttcagagtgtgggaaatctTTTATAACGAAGGTTGGATTTGTTGTGCATCagggaattcacacaggagagaagccgtattcatgttcagaatgtgcaaAAAGTTTTAGAGATAAATCAAATtatattagacatcagagaattcacacaggagagaagccatatgtgtgttctgaatgtggaaagtgtttttCAAATAAATCAAATCTTATTAAACAtgggagaattcacacaggagagaagccgtattcatgtccagattgtgggaaatgttttatttcaaAAGCCAAATTTAATgatcatcagagaagtcacacgggAGAGTTTATGGAAAATAAGACCACTCTTGTTTGA